The genomic stretch GTCGAACGCGTACCTTGTCCGCGCCAGACTGTAACTCAGCCACCCGGTGAAGACGCCTTGCTCTTTGCGCAATAAAAACTCGAGGCCTTTGCTGTCGCCGTCGCCACGATGAAAGATCGCCTCGGTTTGCGTGTAAATCGGGACATCGCCGTCAAACGCCTGCGGCGTGATGTCCACTTTATAATTCTCGTTGAAAGCGTAAACGTTCTGATAGTCTTTGTAGTAGGCTTCGATCTCAACTTGATAGCCGGAGCCAAAATCCTTGCTGATTCCTGCAATGGCATGTTGCGCAGAGGATTCCTTGAGCGCGCGATCCGAAGCCACCCAATTGTCTGCGATAAATGTTCGCGGCACACGGTGCAAATATTGATAGTAAGTGCCACCCGCGGCCTTCACATTGAAGGAATCCGTAAGCCGGTACTTTGCTGCAAAACGCGGCGCTAAATTTTTGAATTTCTTCTCGCCCTCAAAAAAGTCGTAACGCAAACCGGCAACCAAATCCCATCTTATGGCGGGCTGCCAATTGCCCGAAAAATAGGCGGCATAGTGCCTGGGTTTGTGGTCGATGTCGATAATGCCGCTCTGCGTTTCATGCTTGTAAACGAGATGAAGATTTTTTTGCTCAAAGCCAAGATCTGCCCGCACTGTTTTGGACAGATGATACTCAAAATCACCCTTGAACGAAACGTCGGAGATATAATTTTTTTCCGTGAATACAAAATCGAACAATTGGCTGAAATCGGCATTGGAGTCGAACCGGCTGCCGGTGATCCACAAATTAGCAAACAGTTGCGGAGAAAAAATGCGCGTCCAACGCACGCTGCCGGTGCGGTTGCCCCAATCGTACTTCAGCGCAGCCTGATCTCGCACTTTTTTATTGAACGTGTAATTCAAATCGTCAGTGCTGCCGTAACCGCTGATCGTCAATTTATTTTTGCTGTTGAGATCAAAGAACGCTTTGAGGTTGCCGTCGAGAAAATAATAATCCGGCACTTCCTCCACAAACTTGGCAACGGTTTGATCAAAATACGTTCGCCGCAACGAGCCTGAAAGCGAGCTGGACTTGCCGAGCGGCATCTGCAGAGTGGTTTTGGCGCTCAACAGGCTGATGGATCCGGATGCTTCGAAGCGCTCACGATTGCCGTCGAAATTGGTCACGCTGAGAACCGAGGACAGACGCCCGCCGTACTTCGCGCTGAACCCGCCCTTGGAAAGCTCGATTTGCTTGATGGCATCCGTATTGAACGTGGAGAAAACGCCAAACGCGTGCTCGGGATTATAAACATCCGTGCCGTCCATCAAATAGAGATTTTGATCCGGCGTGCCGCCGCGCACATACAGCGCGGAGGAAAAATCGGACACCGGCATGATGCCCGGCAATGTTTGCAGCGACCGCAACAAGTCGGTTTCCACCACTTGCGGAATCTGCTGGATTTGGCGCAGTGAAATTTCAAGCGTTGAAAGCTCACGTTCGTACAACCTCTGCGCGGGAATCGAATCTCCGGAAATGACGACGCCTTCGGTGACGATGCTTTGGGCTTGCAGACTCACTGTGATCGTCTTCGCCTCGCCCTCCGCCAGCGAGGTTTCTTGTTTATAAGACTGATACCCGATATGGCGCACGATGACGGTATAAGCGCCAACTGGAACATGCGGGATGGCGTAGTAGCCGCTGAGATTCGTGCTGCTGCCGATTTTGGTTTTATCCAAATAAACATTCGCACCAATCAGCGCTTCACCGTTGGCCGCGTCGTAAATAAACCCATGAATGGTCGCGTTTTGCCGATCCTGGCCCGATACGAATGAACCCTGGGCGATGAGCACGAACACCAGGATGAGAAGTTTTTTCAACATACCTTTCTCTTCAGATAAAAAACGGCCAGACGCATTTTCCGCACGTGGGCGCTGCTTGCCCGCCTCTCCGGATAAGGAATGTTCTTAATCGCGAGTTGCTCAAGGTTATCCGCAATGCCAGACGATCAAGGCTTGCTCGCTGGCTTAACGCGCTCATCGACTCGCCACCGGTGGCCTTTTTCTTTGAAGTCGCCGTGATACTGCCCAAAGCTGTTGGCCTTTTCCTTGTCATCAAGCCATTTGCTCAAGACATACTCGTTGCCGGCATGAGCCTGTTTTTCAATGCACACGGCGCGATATTGCATTTGTTTACCCTCTGCCGCGGGCGCGGCTGAGGCGCCATTTGCTAAAACGGAGGGTTGG from Cytophagia bacterium CHB2 encodes the following:
- a CDS encoding TonB-dependent receptor, whose translation is MLKKLLILVFVLIAQGSFVSGQDRQNATIHGFIYDAANGEALIGANVYLDKTKIGSSTNLSGYYAIPHVPVGAYTVIVRHIGYQSYKQETSLAEGEAKTITVSLQAQSIVTEGVVISGDSIPAQRLYERELSTLEISLRQIQQIPQVVETDLLRSLQTLPGIMPVSDFSSALYVRGGTPDQNLYLMDGTDVYNPEHAFGVFSTFNTDAIKQIELSKGGFSAKYGGRLSSVLSVTNFDGNRERFEASGSISLLSAKTTLQMPLGKSSSLSGSLRRTYFDQTVAKFVEEVPDYYFLDGNLKAFFDLNSKNKLTISGYGSTDDLNYTFNKKVRDQAALKYDWGNRTGSVRWTRIFSPQLFANLWITGSRFDSNADFSQLFDFVFTEKNYISDVSFKGDFEYHLSKTVRADLGFEQKNLHLVYKHETQSGIIDIDHKPRHYAAYFSGNWQPAIRWDLVAGLRYDFFEGEKKFKNLAPRFAAKYRLTDSFNVKAAGGTYYQYLHRVPRTFIADNWVASDRALKESSAQHAIAGISKDFGSGYQVEIEAYYKDYQNVYAFNENYKVDITPQAFDGDVPIYTQTEAIFHRGDGDSKGLEFLLRKEQGVFTGWLSYSLARTRYAFDRINQGKAFAPRHDRAHVFNIVGNLDWKNFKRRLRKQDLIQHKTNWRLGVIFVYTSGQPITLPGSHYFVSTAPDWDFASPEVFPSVINGFRLPPYMRLDVSITYEKHYRNWTMLPYLQIFNVGYRKNVWFVDYDAIPSSSGAVLTPVIDPIAMFPILPTLGVNFKF